The Rhodoferax sediminis genome has a segment encoding these proteins:
- a CDS encoding c-type cytochrome, with translation MKRWLKWVAWILAALALLVVATAVLGTQLAERKRARQIPVAVQAVALPTDAASLQHGRYLFMSRGCAECHGANGGGRDFINDGKGMHIAGPNITPGGVVAHYQAEDWVRTIRQGIKPDGRAVFIMPAEDYNRFTDADLGALIAYLKSQPPLSGGAAVVELPLPVKVLYGFGAIQDAAEKINHSLPPAQPVPVAASVAHGAYVANMCIGCHGAGLSGGKIPGGPPDWPAAANLTPGEGSVMSRYPDAAHFIAMLRSGKRPDGSAIAVMPFESLGQLDDTDAQAVYAFLKTVPAKPHGQR, from the coding sequence ATGAAACGCTGGCTCAAATGGGTGGCCTGGATTTTGGCTGCGTTGGCCCTGCTGGTGGTAGCGACCGCCGTGCTCGGTACGCAACTGGCCGAGCGCAAACGGGCGCGCCAGATTCCTGTGGCGGTCCAGGCCGTTGCGTTGCCGACCGATGCGGCCAGCCTGCAGCACGGCCGCTATCTCTTCATGTCGCGCGGCTGCGCCGAGTGCCACGGTGCCAATGGAGGTGGGCGCGACTTCATCAACGACGGCAAGGGCATGCACATTGCCGGCCCCAACATCACCCCCGGCGGCGTGGTGGCCCACTACCAAGCCGAAGACTGGGTGCGCACCATCCGCCAGGGCATCAAGCCGGATGGCCGGGCAGTCTTCATCATGCCGGCAGAGGATTACAACCGGTTCACCGACGCTGATCTGGGCGCGCTCATCGCCTATCTGAAGAGCCAACCGCCTCTTTCAGGCGGGGCCGCCGTGGTGGAGCTCCCCTTGCCGGTCAAGGTTTTGTACGGCTTTGGCGCCATCCAGGATGCCGCCGAGAAGATCAACCATTCATTGCCGCCCGCGCAGCCGGTCCCCGTCGCTGCCTCGGTGGCGCACGGTGCATACGTGGCGAACATGTGCATCGGCTGCCACGGTGCCGGGCTGTCGGGTGGCAAGATTCCCGGTGGCCCACCCGACTGGCCCGCCGCCGCCAACCTGACGCCGGGCGAGGGCAGCGTCATGAGCCGCTATCCGGACGCCGCGCATTTCATCGCCATGCTGCGCAGCGGCAAGCGCCCGGACGGCAGCGCCATTGCCGTGATGCCGTTTGAGTCGCTGGGCCAACTCGACGACACCGATGCGCAGGCGGTGTACGCGTTCCTCAAGACCGTCCCCGCAAAGCCGCATGGGCAACGCTGA
- a CDS encoding PilW family protein: MSRTTASIRHTHRRISGRASRGFTLVELMVAITLGLFILIGLISLLVSNVVSRSELDKSSRQIESGRYAIQLLSEDLQNAGYVGASGSSTFAGVNPTACPAAIANLGYVPQTSPGTSTVPLPLYALTAVPTGCAGIINVQPNTAMLVVSRVNTNAVATTAKVSTETYLQVSSCATDTMPFAIGAGTATFPLTQKNCTTPEFLHKVVQHIYFVATCDVCSGAGTDTTPTLKMAEYVNGAMTITPLVEGIENLQFDYGVDMDGDGAPDCYISNPNAPSTTETAACPAATPAYDWTTSAANATTNWSNVMAVRVHVLARNTEASAGWVDAKKYDMGLAIGQVGPFSDTVKRHVYSAVVRLYNGSGQRE; the protein is encoded by the coding sequence GTGAGCCGCACCACCGCATCGATCCGCCACACCCATCGCCGAATTAGCGGGCGTGCCAGCCGCGGCTTTACGCTCGTCGAGTTGATGGTCGCCATCACGCTCGGGCTTTTTATCCTGATCGGCCTGATCAGCCTGCTGGTATCCAACGTCGTCTCGCGCTCGGAACTCGACAAATCGTCGCGCCAGATCGAGAGCGGCCGCTACGCCATCCAGTTGCTCAGCGAAGATCTGCAAAACGCAGGTTATGTCGGCGCCTCGGGGAGTAGCACCTTCGCCGGCGTCAACCCGACAGCGTGCCCCGCCGCGATCGCGAACCTGGGTTACGTGCCCCAGACTAGTCCGGGCACTTCGACCGTACCGCTGCCGCTGTACGCGCTGACGGCAGTGCCGACTGGTTGCGCCGGCATCATCAATGTCCAGCCAAACACCGCGATGCTCGTCGTGTCCCGCGTCAATACCAACGCTGTCGCGACAACGGCGAAGGTGTCCACCGAGACCTACCTTCAGGTATCCAGTTGCGCCACCGACACCATGCCATTCGCAATCGGCGCCGGTACGGCAACGTTTCCGTTGACGCAAAAGAACTGCACCACGCCCGAGTTCCTGCACAAGGTCGTGCAGCACATCTACTTCGTCGCCACATGCGATGTGTGCAGCGGTGCCGGCACTGACACGACGCCTACTCTCAAGATGGCCGAATACGTCAACGGCGCGATGACCATCACGCCGCTGGTCGAGGGCATCGAGAACCTGCAGTTCGACTATGGCGTGGACATGGATGGCGACGGCGCGCCCGATTGCTACATCAGTAATCCGAACGCCCCGTCGACCACCGAAACCGCGGCCTGTCCCGCTGCCACCCCCGCGTACGACTGGACGACCAGCGCAGCTAATGCCACCACCAACTGGTCCAACGTGATGGCGGTGCGCGTCCATGTGCTGGCGCGCAACACCGAGGCAAGCGCGGGTTGGGTGGATGCCAAAAAATACGACATGGGTCTGGCCATCGGCCAGGTCGGACCCTTCAGCGACACCGTCAAGCGCCACGTGTACAGCGCTGTGGTGCGCCTGTACAACGGCTCCGGCCAGCGGGAGTAG
- a CDS encoding tellurite resistance/C4-dicarboxylate transporter family protein — translation MSAPARTAPQHRRLANQRLAGLAGLSPAYFAMVMATGVVSLAAYQQGLELVARALFGLNVVIWLLLSLLNGIRLLRYPRAFFGDMVDHLRGPGFFTSVAATALLGIQFVMLVGGGERIALALWVLALVLWAGLTYTIFTAFTIKEVKPTLDKGISGAWLLAVVATQSLAVLGALLAAHIPQPWRLELNFFALSMWLWGGMLYIWMMSLIFYRYTFFHFSPDDLTPPYWINMGAMAISTLAGSLLIVNAPDAPFLQSLVPFLKGFTVFYWATGTWWVPMLLVLGVWRYVYKRFPFEYDPLYWGAVFPLGMYSACTFRMAQAMSFGFLSVLSSAFLAAALAAWAVTFAGLLHELARRLMGVNRRR, via the coding sequence ATGAGTGCGCCAGCACGAACCGCCCCACAGCACAGGCGTCTGGCGAATCAACGTCTGGCAGGCCTGGCCGGTCTGTCGCCCGCCTATTTCGCCATGGTCATGGCGACCGGTGTTGTGTCACTGGCGGCATACCAGCAAGGGCTTGAGCTTGTCGCGCGGGCGCTGTTTGGGCTCAATGTGGTGATCTGGCTCCTGCTGTCGCTGCTCAATGGAATTCGCCTGCTACGCTACCCGCGGGCGTTCTTCGGTGACATGGTCGATCATCTGCGCGGGCCGGGGTTTTTCACTTCGGTGGCCGCCACCGCGCTGCTGGGCATCCAGTTCGTGATGCTGGTGGGCGGCGGCGAACGGATTGCGCTCGCCTTGTGGGTGCTGGCGCTGGTGCTGTGGGCAGGTCTGACTTACACCATCTTCACGGCCTTCACCATCAAGGAAGTCAAGCCCACGCTGGACAAGGGTATCAGTGGCGCCTGGCTGCTGGCGGTGGTGGCGACACAGTCGCTGGCGGTGCTCGGCGCGCTGCTGGCAGCGCATATCCCTCAGCCATGGCGGCTGGAGTTGAATTTTTTCGCGCTGTCAATGTGGCTGTGGGGCGGCATGCTGTACATCTGGATGATGTCGCTGATCTTCTATCGCTACACGTTTTTTCATTTCTCCCCGGACGACCTGACGCCGCCCTACTGGATCAACATGGGCGCGATGGCCATCTCCACGCTGGCGGGCTCGCTGCTGATCGTGAATGCGCCCGATGCGCCGTTTTTGCAGTCGCTGGTGCCGTTCCTCAAGGGCTTCACGGTTTTTTACTGGGCCACCGGCACCTGGTGGGTGCCTATGCTGCTGGTGCTGGGCGTCTGGCGCTATGTGTACAAGCGCTTTCCGTTCGAATACGACCCGCTGTACTGGGGCGCGGTATTCCCGCTGGGGATGTATTCAGCGTGCACCTTCCGGATGGCGCAGGCCATGTCGTTTGGTTTCCTGAGTGTCCTTTCGAGCGCTTTCCTGGCGGCGGCGCTGGCTGCCTGGGCCGTTACCTTTGCAGGTCTGCTGCATGAGCTGGCGCGCCGGCTCATGGGTGTAAACCGGCGCCGCTGA
- the pilV gene encoding type IV pilus modification protein PilV, whose product MSVQPKSRSFPGATRQSGVGLIEILVTLVILLFGLLGLAGVSSRATLTEMESYQRVQALQLLQDMSDRLNANRKAASCYSNGATGVQLGTSSTSIPACTSGTALQNAQAVADLTAWDGMLKGQSEDLSGAKRGAMIGAVGCVTLDDAANNIYMIAVSWQGLAATYAPKLADGTTPFPCGNGKYSDEKLHRVVTTKVQIGTL is encoded by the coding sequence ATGTCAGTCCAGCCGAAAAGTCGCTCTTTCCCCGGAGCAACCCGACAGTCCGGAGTCGGCCTGATCGAAATCCTGGTCACGCTGGTGATCCTGCTGTTCGGCCTGCTCGGCCTTGCCGGCGTGAGCAGCCGGGCCACCCTGACCGAAATGGAGTCCTATCAGCGCGTGCAGGCCTTGCAGCTGCTACAGGACATGAGTGATCGCCTCAACGCCAACCGCAAGGCGGCGAGTTGCTATTCCAATGGCGCCACCGGCGTTCAATTGGGCACCAGCAGTACGAGCATCCCCGCCTGCACATCGGGCACCGCACTGCAGAACGCCCAAGCCGTGGCCGATCTCACCGCCTGGGACGGCATGCTCAAGGGCCAGTCGGAAGACCTGTCGGGTGCCAAGCGCGGCGCCATGATCGGCGCGGTGGGCTGCGTGACCCTGGACGACGCCGCCAACAACATCTACATGATCGCCGTGTCCTGGCAGGGCCTGGCGGCGACCTACGCCCCCAAGCTGGCCGACGGAACCACGCCTTTCCCCTGTGGCAACGGCAAGTACAGCGATGAGAAGCTGCATCGCGTCGTGACCACCAAGGTCCAGATTGGAACACTGTAG
- a CDS encoding chloride channel protein: MTPPNDKLAGHLNVRTLGSTDALPVAPALGVSLDAAHMPRESTLVTHRILLISALAVILGAAAAWVAQLLMLLINLITDICFYGRVSDVLGPHARQGSFVLSPADNHLGAWVILLPAVGGLAAGVMARWGSRAIQGHGIPEAMEQILTNESKIPARITWLKPLSAAFTIGTGGPFGAEGPIISTGGALGSLIGQLLRVTANERKVLLAAGAAAGMAAVFGAPLAALVLAVELLLFELRPSSLIPVALATVTAVGVRYATYGAAPVFPMPNVIEPGGWALATYVMVGGVVGFASVWVTKAVYGVEDLFEKLPIHWMWWPALGALVAGVIGWIEPRTLGVGYDNIDALVQGRFGALLLFTFGTLKFVSWVISLGSGTSGGTLAPLFMIGGSLGALLGGGVIDVLPWFHVDIRIAALVGMAAIFAGSSRAFLTAIVFSFETTRQAACLLPLLGGCTAAYLISALLMRNTIMTEKIARRGVRVPSEYAADYLDQITVGKVCSRGVHSLRADQTLEDVRRWLSEGSSQSRHYGFPVMDEAGQVKGLVTLRALLNPQLHGTATVAELATRAPVMVNENHSLRAAADLMVAQRVGRLMVITQTAPHELVGMLTRGDIIAAHGKRLREGSRSRRHIRFGKPRKPTRRA; the protein is encoded by the coding sequence ATGACGCCACCCAATGACAAGCTGGCCGGGCACCTTAACGTGCGCACTCTTGGCAGCACCGACGCCTTACCGGTAGCGCCGGCACTCGGCGTATCGCTGGATGCGGCGCACATGCCCCGCGAGTCAACCCTGGTGACGCACCGCATATTGCTGATCAGCGCGCTGGCCGTCATATTGGGCGCCGCTGCAGCATGGGTCGCGCAATTATTGATGTTGCTGATCAATTTGATTACCGACATCTGCTTTTACGGCCGGGTGTCCGATGTGCTGGGTCCCCATGCGAGGCAGGGTTCGTTTGTATTGTCCCCAGCAGACAATCATTTGGGCGCGTGGGTCATCCTGCTGCCGGCGGTCGGCGGTCTGGCTGCCGGTGTCATGGCGCGTTGGGGGTCGCGCGCGATTCAGGGTCATGGCATTCCCGAGGCGATGGAGCAAATCCTCACCAACGAGTCGAAAATTCCCGCGCGCATTACCTGGCTCAAGCCGCTGTCGGCAGCCTTCACGATTGGTACCGGTGGCCCGTTCGGCGCCGAGGGGCCGATCATCTCCACCGGGGGCGCGCTGGGCTCACTCATTGGGCAGTTGCTGCGGGTGACAGCCAACGAGCGCAAGGTGCTGCTGGCCGCCGGTGCGGCCGCTGGCATGGCGGCGGTGTTCGGCGCACCGCTCGCCGCGCTGGTTTTGGCCGTGGAATTGCTGCTGTTCGAACTGCGCCCGAGCTCATTGATCCCGGTGGCTTTGGCGACCGTGACGGCGGTGGGCGTGCGCTATGCCACCTATGGCGCTGCCCCGGTATTTCCCATGCCCAACGTGATCGAGCCCGGGGGCTGGGCGCTGGCCACCTATGTCATGGTTGGCGGCGTCGTCGGCTTTGCCTCGGTATGGGTGACCAAGGCGGTGTATGGCGTCGAGGACCTGTTTGAGAAGCTGCCGATCCACTGGATGTGGTGGCCGGCGCTGGGCGCCCTCGTAGCCGGGGTCATCGGCTGGATCGAGCCCCGGACCCTGGGTGTGGGCTACGACAATATCGACGCACTGGTGCAGGGCCGTTTTGGGGCTCTCTTGCTGTTCACCTTTGGCACGCTCAAGTTTGTGTCGTGGGTCATCTCGCTGGGCAGTGGCACTTCAGGTGGTACGCTGGCACCGCTGTTCATGATTGGTGGCTCCCTCGGTGCGCTGCTCGGCGGGGGTGTCATTGATGTGCTGCCCTGGTTTCACGTTGACATTCGCATTGCGGCATTGGTGGGCATGGCGGCCATTTTTGCCGGCTCCTCGCGGGCATTCTTGACAGCGATCGTGTTCTCCTTCGAGACCACCCGGCAAGCCGCCTGCCTGTTGCCTTTACTCGGCGGCTGCACGGCGGCCTATCTGATTTCCGCGCTGTTGATGCGCAACACGATCATGACGGAGAAGATTGCCCGGCGTGGTGTGCGCGTGCCGTCCGAGTACGCAGCCGACTATCTGGACCAAATCACCGTGGGGAAGGTGTGCTCGCGCGGGGTGCATTCACTGCGTGCGGATCAGACCCTGGAGGATGTCCGGCGCTGGCTCAGCGAGGGCTCATCGCAGTCTCGGCATTATGGGTTCCCGGTGATGGACGAGGCGGGCCAGGTGAAGGGTTTGGTGACCTTGCGCGCGTTGCTGAACCCGCAGTTGCACGGCACTGCCACCGTTGCCGAGTTGGCGACTCGCGCGCCTGTCATGGTCAATGAGAACCATTCGCTGCGCGCCGCCGCCGATTTGATGGTGGCGCAGCGGGTGGGCCGGCTGATGGTGATCACCCAGACCGCACCGCATGAGCTGGTTGGCATGCTCACGCGCGGCGACATCATTGCCGCGCATGGCAAGCGTTTGCGCGAGGGGAGTCGCAGCCGGAGGCATATCCGGTTCGGCAAGCCGCGCAAGCCGACACGGCGCGCGTAA
- a CDS encoding Y-family DNA polymerase produces MSAPIRRIAHLDMDAFYASVELLRYPQLKGLPVVIGGGRRAADEALRALQDERGLAGIPVEAFPVLRDYTGRGVITTATYAARQFGVGSALGLMKAARLCPQAILLPVDFDEYRKYSRLFKATILEIAPLMEDRGVDEVYIDFTEVPGGQREGGRVLARLIQKAVFDRTGLTCSIGVAPNKLIAKMASEFNKPNGISVVHEADLQSLIWPLACRRINGIGPKADEKLARLHIHTIGDLAAQSREWLIEHFGKATGAWMHEAANGRDDRPVALESEPVSISRETTFDRDLHAVRDRAELGAIFTALCEKLAGDLQRKGYVGKTIGIKLRYDDFKGVTRDQTIAHYTADAKTIRHTAGLCLKRVPLAQRLRLLGVRVGSLLKAAEARELESNVPVAHTVSTHLATDSIAATDQLF; encoded by the coding sequence ATGAGTGCCCCGATCCGCCGCATTGCCCACCTCGACATGGACGCGTTTTACGCCTCGGTCGAGCTGCTGCGCTATCCGCAGCTCAAGGGCTTGCCGGTGGTCATCGGCGGAGGCCGACGCGCCGCCGACGAAGCCCTGCGCGCGCTGCAGGACGAACGGGGCCTGGCCGGCATCCCGGTCGAAGCCTTTCCGGTGCTGCGGGACTACACGGGCCGCGGCGTCATTACCACCGCCACCTATGCCGCGCGCCAATTCGGCGTGGGCTCGGCACTGGGCCTGATGAAAGCGGCCCGGCTGTGCCCGCAGGCCATCCTCCTGCCGGTGGACTTCGACGAGTACCGCAAGTACTCGCGCCTGTTCAAGGCCACCATCCTGGAGATCGCCCCGCTGATGGAAGACCGCGGCGTCGACGAGGTGTACATCGACTTCACCGAGGTGCCTGGCGGCCAGCGCGAGGGCGGACGCGTGCTGGCGCGGCTGATCCAGAAGGCCGTGTTCGACCGGACCGGCCTGACCTGTTCGATCGGTGTGGCACCCAACAAGCTGATCGCCAAGATGGCCAGCGAGTTCAACAAACCCAACGGCATCTCCGTCGTGCACGAGGCCGACCTGCAAAGCCTGATCTGGCCGCTGGCCTGCCGCAGGATCAACGGCATCGGGCCCAAGGCGGACGAGAAGCTGGCGCGGCTGCACATCCACACCATCGGCGATCTCGCGGCGCAAAGCCGCGAATGGCTGATCGAGCACTTCGGCAAGGCCACGGGCGCCTGGATGCACGAGGCCGCGAACGGCCGCGACGATCGGCCTGTGGCGCTGGAGAGCGAGCCGGTCTCCATCAGCCGCGAGACCACGTTCGACCGCGACCTGCATGCCGTGCGCGACCGGGCCGAGCTGGGCGCGATCTTCACCGCGCTGTGTGAAAAGCTGGCCGGCGACCTGCAGCGCAAAGGCTACGTGGGCAAGACCATCGGCATCAAGCTGCGCTATGACGACTTCAAGGGCGTAACGCGCGACCAGACCATCGCCCACTACACGGCGGATGCCAAGACCATCCGGCACACCGCCGGCCTGTGCCTCAAGCGAGTGCCGCTGGCGCAGCGGCTGCGCCTGCTGGGCGTGCGCGTGGGCTCGCTTTTGAAAGCTGCAGAAGCCCGCGAACTTGAGTCAAATGTGCCTGTAGCCCATACTGTATCTACACATCTAGCTACGGATTCAATAGCAGCCACGGACCAACTGTTTTGA
- a CDS encoding type IV pilin protein, producing MKKNTGFTLIELMITVAIVAILAAIAYPSYISYIVRSNRAAAEGYMLEVSGLQQRYLLDARAYAPDLTTLNTTAPANVAPNYAVATAPSPAASAPGFTVTATPINAQLTRDTACGTLTVDQAGTKTASGTGSKCW from the coding sequence ATGAAGAAAAACACCGGATTCACCCTGATCGAATTGATGATCACGGTTGCCATCGTTGCGATCCTGGCCGCGATTGCCTACCCATCCTACATAAGCTATATCGTTCGTTCCAACCGGGCTGCGGCCGAAGGATACATGCTGGAGGTCAGCGGCTTGCAGCAGCGCTATCTGCTGGACGCCCGGGCCTACGCCCCCGACCTCACCACCCTGAACACGACGGCGCCGGCGAACGTGGCACCGAATTACGCCGTCGCCACCGCGCCCAGTCCCGCTGCGAGCGCCCCCGGTTTTACGGTCACGGCGACGCCGATCAACGCACAGCTCACCAGAGACACCGCCTGCGGGACCCTGACCGTCGACCAGGCGGGCACAAAGACGGCATCGGGTACGGGCTCGAAATGCTGGTGA
- a CDS encoding isocitrate lyase/PEP mutase family protein, whose amino-acid sequence MPSQQEKADRFRALHQQDHAFIIPNPWDVGTARLLASLGFEALASTSAGYAFSTGRRDGAVGRDQMMLHLAELASATELPLSADLENGFGDEPEAVTQTISRAAAAGVVGGSIEDSTGRPGDPIYPLDVAVGRIRAAACAARALPFAFTLTARAENYLHGRPDLKDTIARLQAYQEAGADVLYAPGLKTREDIAAVVSSVDRPVNVLAGLQGMDLTLEALSKLGVRRVSIGGSLARAAFGAMLRAGREMREHGTFGFTQGAVSHADISAMLPP is encoded by the coding sequence ATGCCATCTCAACAGGAAAAAGCCGACCGGTTTCGCGCGCTGCACCAGCAGGACCACGCCTTCATCATTCCCAACCCGTGGGATGTGGGCACGGCGCGGCTGCTGGCCTCGCTGGGCTTCGAGGCGCTGGCCAGCACCAGTGCCGGCTACGCGTTCTCAACGGGCCGGCGCGATGGCGCGGTTGGTCGTGACCAGATGATGCTGCACCTGGCGGAGCTGGCGTCGGCCACGGAGCTGCCGCTCAGCGCCGATCTCGAAAACGGCTTTGGCGATGAGCCAGAGGCGGTCACGCAAACCATTTCGCGCGCGGCAGCGGCAGGGGTGGTTGGCGGCTCCATCGAGGACTCGACCGGACGTCCTGGCGATCCGATTTACCCCCTGGATGTGGCGGTCGGGCGCATCCGCGCGGCCGCCTGCGCGGCGCGCGCGCTGCCGTTTGCGTTCACACTGACGGCGCGCGCGGAAAACTACCTGCACGGCCGCCCGGACCTCAAGGACACCATAGCGCGATTGCAGGCCTACCAGGAAGCGGGGGCCGACGTGTTGTATGCACCGGGCCTCAAGACCCGCGAGGACATCGCCGCCGTGGTCAGTTCGGTGGATCGCCCCGTCAACGTGCTTGCGGGACTGCAGGGCATGGACCTGACGCTGGAGGCACTCTCGAAGCTGGGCGTCCGGCGCGTCAGCATTGGCGGCTCCCTCGCGCGCGCCGCCTTCGGCGCCATGCTGCGCGCCGGGCGCGAGATGCGCGAACACGGCACCTTCGGCTTCACCCAGGGCGCCGTGAGCCACGCCGACATCAGCGCGATGTTGCCGCCTTGA
- a CDS encoding GspH/FimT family pseudopilin gives MRGFTLVELMVTVAVMAVLATLAAPSFREFIATQRLRNTSFDLMTALTLARSEAITRNANVDLVRTQSTWDGGWTVSAGGGATVLLNQQSYSGLSITDSASLSKITYGKDGRATTASTNFTIAPATAMAGVTSRCVALGLSGVPSTRVGAC, from the coding sequence ATGCGCGGCTTCACCCTGGTCGAGCTGATGGTTACCGTTGCTGTCATGGCGGTGCTCGCTACCTTGGCGGCGCCTTCATTTCGTGAGTTCATTGCCACACAGCGCCTCAGGAACACATCGTTCGACCTGATGACGGCGCTGACACTCGCGCGCAGCGAGGCGATTACGCGCAACGCCAATGTCGACCTCGTGCGGACACAAAGCACATGGGACGGCGGCTGGACGGTCTCTGCGGGCGGTGGAGCGACGGTCCTGCTGAACCAGCAGTCTTACAGCGGCTTGTCGATCACCGATTCCGCCAGCCTCAGCAAGATCACCTACGGCAAGGACGGCCGCGCCACCACCGCGAGCACCAATTTCACCATCGCACCGGCCACGGCCATGGCGGGCGTCACGTCGCGCTGCGTCGCGCTCGGCCTCAGCGGCGTGCCCAGCACCCGCGTGGGAGCGTGTTAA
- a CDS encoding pilus assembly PilX family protein produces MKKNPFHPRSMRAQVGATLLIAMIFLVLLTLIVISAIKATNVNTKVVGNMQIQKESEAAAQQAIEAVISTDFTQLTAPPIVPPIDINDSGQAASTYTVTVPKPTCTSVKPIKITELDPANTADQYCYASGAAQNTGIVGAGTGGNSLCSNSNWDISATATAPSVATTSTTTHQGVAVRVVVGANC; encoded by the coding sequence ATGAAAAAGAACCCGTTTCATCCGCGCAGTATGCGGGCGCAGGTCGGTGCCACACTGCTGATCGCAATGATCTTCCTGGTGCTGCTGACGTTGATCGTGATTTCCGCCATCAAGGCGACCAACGTCAACACCAAGGTCGTCGGCAACATGCAGATCCAGAAGGAATCAGAAGCGGCGGCGCAGCAGGCGATCGAGGCCGTCATCAGCACCGATTTCACACAACTCACGGCGCCCCCCATCGTGCCACCAATCGACATCAACGACAGCGGCCAAGCAGCCTCCACCTACACGGTCACCGTGCCGAAGCCAACCTGCACCAGCGTCAAGCCGATCAAGATCACCGAACTGGACCCCGCCAACACGGCTGACCAGTATTGCTACGCCAGCGGAGCGGCGCAAAACACCGGCATCGTGGGGGCCGGTACAGGCGGCAACTCGCTGTGCTCGAACTCGAACTGGGATATCAGCGCCACCGCCACGGCCCCCAGCGTTGCGACAACCAGCACCACCACGCATCAGGGCGTTGCGGTGCGCGTGGTCGTCGGTGCCAACTGCTAA
- a CDS encoding DUF4382 domain-containing protein, translating to MKLFRNLKLALGGFLVAGLAACGGGGGGSAAGTGTLNMSLTDAPACGYDAVNVTIQKIRVNQSSSAGDTDAGWSEIVLNPALRVNLLTLTNGVLANLGQTPLPAGKYTQLRLVLADNTGAAPLANSVVPTGGTEVALKTPSGQQTGLKANIDIDIAANKMADFVLDFDACKSVVVAGNSGQYLLKPVVSVIPHYVSGVTGFVGSALLTNGNASVSLQQGGAIVKATSPDSTGKFLLQPVAPGSYSLVLTAPGFTTEVVTNVVVTTDTVTSLNASGTPLNPPASAVGTVKGTAPLDTLVRVLQPLTGGTPVEVAGRFVDGITGAYSYSLAVNAPLVAPFVAMPNSLVFAADTAAAGKYTLDASLSGFADKTATLGALASGATITTNFTFP from the coding sequence ATGAAGCTGTTCCGAAATCTGAAATTGGCCCTGGGTGGTTTTTTGGTGGCGGGTCTCGCGGCCTGCGGCGGCGGCGGTGGCGGCTCTGCCGCCGGCACCGGTACCCTGAACATGTCACTGACCGATGCACCGGCCTGCGGCTATGACGCCGTCAATGTGACGATCCAGAAGATCCGCGTGAACCAGAGCAGCAGCGCCGGCGACACCGATGCCGGCTGGTCCGAGATCGTTCTGAACCCCGCCCTGCGCGTGAATCTGCTGACCCTGACCAATGGGGTGCTGGCCAATCTCGGCCAGACGCCGCTGCCGGCAGGCAAGTACACCCAGCTCCGGCTGGTGCTGGCCGACAACACCGGCGCCGCGCCGCTGGCCAATTCCGTGGTGCCAACGGGCGGCACCGAGGTGGCCCTGAAGACGCCGAGCGGCCAGCAAACTGGCCTCAAGGCCAACATCGACATCGACATCGCCGCCAACAAGATGGCCGACTTCGTGCTCGACTTCGACGCCTGCAAATCGGTCGTGGTCGCGGGCAACTCGGGGCAGTACCTGCTCAAGCCGGTGGTCAGCGTGATTCCGCACTATGTCTCCGGGGTTACCGGATTTGTGGGCTCCGCTTTGTTGACCAATGGCAACGCCAGCGTGTCGTTGCAGCAGGGGGGCGCGATCGTCAAGGCCACCTCGCCAGACAGCACCGGCAAGTTCCTGCTGCAGCCGGTCGCGCCGGGTAGCTACTCGCTGGTGTTGACGGCGCCCGGCTTCACCACGGAGGTCGTGACCAACGTGGTGGTGACGACCGACACCGTGACCTCTCTTAACGCGTCCGGGACGCCGCTCAATCCGCCGGCTTCCGCCGTCGGGACCGTGAAGGGCACCGCGCCGCTGGATACCCTGGTGCGCGTGCTGCAGCCGCTGACAGGTGGAACCCCCGTGGAAGTCGCAGGCCGGTTCGTCGATGGCATCACAGGTGCTTACAGCTACTCGCTGGCCGTGAATGCGCCGCTGGTGGCGCCTTTTGTTGCGATGCCGAACTCGCTCGTGTTTGCTGCTGACACGGCTGCGGCGGGCAAGTACACACTCGATGCCAGCTTGAGCGGGTTTGCCGACAAGACCGCGACGCTCGGGGCGCTAGCATCGGGCGCCACGATCACGACCAACTTCACGTTCCCTTGA